One region of Maylandia zebra isolate NMK-2024a linkage group LG10, Mzebra_GT3a, whole genome shotgun sequence genomic DNA includes:
- the vdac1 gene encoding non-selective voltage-gated ion channel VDAC1: protein MAVPPTYADLGKSARDVFTKGYGFGLIKLDLKTKSENGLEFTSTGSANTETSKVAGSLETKYKWAEHGLTFTEKWNTDNTLGTEITIEDQLAKGLKLTLDSSFSPNTGKKGGKLKTGYKCEHINVGCDVNYDINGTAIHGAAVVGYEGWLAGYQMTFEAGRNRITQSNFAVGYKTNEFQLHTNVNDGTEFGGSIYQKVNDKLETAVNLAWTAGNSNTRFGIAAKYQIDPDASFSAKVNNSSLVGLGYTQTLKPGIKLTLSALLDGKNINAGGHKLGLGLEFQA from the exons GCTTCGGGCTCATCAAGCTGGACTTGAAAACAAAGTCTGAGAATGGACTG GAGTTCACCAGCACTGGCTCTGCCAACACCGAGACCAGCAAGGTAGCTGGATCTTTGGAAACCAAATACAAGTGGGCAGAGCACGGACTGACCTTCACAGAGAAGTGGAACACGGACAACACTCTGGGGACTGAGATCACCATCGAGGATCAG TTGGCTAAGGGCCTGAAACTTACATTGGATTCCTCCTTCTCGCCAAACACCGG CAAAAAGGGCGGAAAGCTCAAGACGGGCTACAAGTGCGAACACATCAATGTTGGCTGTGACGTTAACTACGACATCAACGGCACAGCCATCCACGGCGCAGCAGTGGTGGGCTACGAGGGCTGGTTGGCTGGCTACCAGATGACCTTTGAGGCTGGCAGGAACAGGATTACCCAGAGCAACTTCGCAGTTGGATACAAGACTAATGAGTTCCAGCTCCACACGAATGT AAACGATGGTACCGAGTTTGGTGGTTCCATCTACCAGAAGGTGAATGACAAGCTGGAGACGGCCGTCAACCTGGCCTGGACTGCTGGAAACAGCAATACCCGCTTTGGCATCGCTGCCAAGTATCAGATTGATCCCGACGCATCCTTCTCT GCTAAGGTGAATAACTCCAGCCTTGTGGGCCTGGGCTACACTCAGACTCTGAAGCCAG GTATCAAGCTGACACTTTCTGCTCTCCTTGATGGCAAAAACATCAACGCTGGCGGTCACAagcttggtcttggtcttgaaTTCCAGGCATAG